A window of the Dickeya dianthicola NCPPB 453 genome harbors these coding sequences:
- a CDS encoding MetQ/NlpA family ABC transporter substrate-binding protein, with amino-acid sequence MKNHNFFALTAMALAMGLSVSAQAADALRVAADPVPHAEILAQIQKADPSLKLKVVELSGNVNANELLASGDVDANYFQHVPYLRDQENALGKKFVVAATVHIEPLGIYSRKYKSLHEVKENATVAVPNNVTNLSRALYLLQGQGLIKLKAGYNDPAKDQATPKDIADNPKKLKIKEIESAQIPRSLDDVDLAVINGNYALEAGLVPSRDALGLESASHNPYANILVTTPALQNDPRIKQLAKDLESKATADFISQRYKGSVIAVAGQ; translated from the coding sequence ATGAAAAATCATAATTTTTTTGCTCTGACGGCGATGGCATTGGCAATGGGACTGTCGGTATCGGCTCAGGCGGCCGATGCCTTGCGGGTAGCGGCGGACCCGGTGCCGCATGCGGAAATTCTGGCGCAGATTCAAAAGGCGGATCCGTCGCTGAAGCTGAAGGTGGTGGAACTGAGCGGCAACGTTAACGCCAACGAATTGCTGGCCAGCGGCGACGTGGACGCCAACTACTTCCAGCATGTGCCTTATCTGCGCGATCAGGAAAACGCGCTGGGCAAAAAATTCGTGGTGGCGGCCACGGTGCATATCGAACCACTGGGGATTTATTCCCGCAAATACAAGTCTCTCCACGAGGTGAAGGAGAACGCCACCGTGGCGGTGCCGAACAACGTCACCAACCTCAGCCGGGCGCTGTACCTGTTGCAGGGGCAGGGGCTGATCAAACTCAAAGCGGGTTATAACGACCCGGCGAAAGATCAGGCGACGCCGAAAGATATCGCCGACAACCCGAAGAAACTGAAGATCAAAGAGATTGAATCGGCGCAGATCCCCCGTTCGCTGGATGACGTCGACCTGGCGGTGATCAACGGCAATTACGCGCTGGAAGCCGGGCTGGTGCCATCCCGCGATGCGCTGGGGCTGGAGAGCGCCAGCCACAACCCGTACGCCAACATTCTGGTGACCACGCCGGCGCTGCAAAACGACCCGCGCATCAAACAACTGGCGAAGGATTTGGAGTCCAAAGCCACGGCCGACTTCATCAGCCAGCGTTATAAAGGGTCGGTGATTGCGGTGGCGGGGCAATAA
- a CDS encoding isopenicillin N synthase family dioxygenase, which translates to MSQPVSLPVLDFSLLDGNARQRADFLQRLNHAARETGFFYLTHHGAAPELQQRVQRLSRAFFALPEAEKQRVAMIHSPHFRGYNFAGAERTCSEPDWREQFDIGAERPPLRLLSGDPAWRRLQGPNQWPASLPELKIALLEWQQTLTRISLRLLRAFAEVLGLPVTAFDALYGDKPSEHIKLIRYPGRVTADSRQGVGAHKDSGFLTLLLQDQQSGLQVEVEPDHWVEAHPLPGSFVVNIGELLELATDGYLRATVHRVVSPPASQERLSVAFFLGAQLDAVVPVFPLSPALAELAHGPASDPNNPLLRDVGWNYLKGRLRSHPEVAKRYYGDVLQAQRQAVTA; encoded by the coding sequence ATGAGCCAACCTGTTTCCCTGCCTGTACTCGACTTTTCCCTGCTTGACGGCAATGCCCGGCAACGTGCCGATTTTTTGCAACGCCTGAATCACGCCGCGCGTGAAACCGGCTTTTTCTATCTGACCCACCACGGCGCCGCCCCGGAACTGCAACAACGCGTTCAACGGCTGTCGCGCGCTTTTTTTGCCTTGCCGGAGGCGGAAAAGCAGCGAGTGGCGATGATCCACTCCCCCCATTTTCGTGGCTACAACTTCGCTGGCGCGGAGCGTACCTGCAGCGAACCAGACTGGCGCGAACAGTTTGATATCGGGGCGGAGCGTCCGCCGCTGCGCCTGTTGTCCGGCGATCCCGCCTGGCGACGGTTACAGGGACCGAACCAGTGGCCGGCATCGCTGCCGGAGCTGAAAATCGCGCTGCTGGAGTGGCAGCAAACCCTGACCCGTATTTCACTGCGCTTATTGCGGGCTTTCGCTGAAGTGCTGGGGCTGCCGGTAACCGCGTTTGATGCGCTGTACGGCGATAAACCCAGCGAGCATATCAAGCTGATTCGCTACCCCGGCCGGGTGACGGCGGACAGCCGGCAAGGCGTCGGCGCGCACAAGGATTCCGGTTTCCTGACGCTGCTGTTGCAAGACCAGCAGTCCGGTTTGCAGGTGGAGGTCGAGCCGGATCACTGGGTGGAGGCGCACCCGCTGCCGGGGTCGTTTGTGGTCAATATCGGCGAACTGCTGGAGCTGGCGACCGACGGCTATCTGCGCGCCACCGTACACCGGGTGGTGTCGCCGCCGGCCAGTCAGGAACGGCTGTCGGTGGCTTTTTTCCTCGGCGCGCAACTGGATGCGGTAGTGCCGGTGTTTCCGCTGTCGCCGGCGCTGGCGGAGCTGGCGCACGGGCCGGCCAGCGACCCCAACAACCCACTGTTGCGCGACGTGGGCTGGAACTACCTGAAAGGGCGCCTGCGCTCTCACCCGGAAGTGGCTAAGCGCTACTACGGCGATGTGTTGCAGGCGCAGCGGCAGGCGGTTACCGCCTGA